One part of the Tunicatimonas pelagia genome encodes these proteins:
- a CDS encoding DUF6146 family protein — protein MKSLVYTAIFLFISVACSPAYLGGSTRDRTQPNIVQPDDEEEYEVLIFDNNFDRWMQTNSRPVGFYSPQYYAQKNRQYVAAWNEKVGRFGGNSPFQNIINYDYSEDYGIELNYQLFWYFKYVEDLHGRRYNFPV, from the coding sequence ATGAAAAGTTTGGTCTACACCGCCATATTTTTATTCATCAGTGTTGCATGTTCACCGGCGTACTTGGGAGGAAGCACCCGCGACCGCACCCAACCCAACATTGTTCAACCGGACGACGAGGAAGAATACGAAGTGCTGATCTTTGATAATAATTTTGATCGCTGGATGCAAACGAACAGTCGTCCGGTAGGTTTTTACTCTCCGCAGTACTACGCGCAGAAGAATCGGCAGTACGTAGCTGCTTGGAACGAGAAGGTAGGACGGTTCGGCGGAAATTCACCCTTTCAGAATATAATTAACTACGATTATTCGGAGGATTACGGTATTGAGCTAAATTATCAACTGTTTTGGTATTTTAAGTACGTTGAGGATTTGCACGGGCGACGGTATAATTTCCCGGTTTAG
- the panB gene encoding 3-methyl-2-oxobutanoate hydroxymethyltransferase, protein MSTQSNSSANIKRITTHQLSAMKNRGEKIAMLTAYDYSMATLIDGAGIDIILVGDSASNVMAGHETTLPITLDQMIYHASSVVRAVKRAFVLVDIPFGYYQGNSSEALRSAIRIMKESGAHGVKVEGGEEIQESVKRIISAGVPVMGHLGLTPQSIYKFGTYSVRAKEQEEADKLTQDALLLQECGCFGVLFEKIPADLAAKITKQLSVPTIGIGAGAGTDGQVLVMHDMLGVTKDFNPRFLRRYADLESVVDQAVKNYIADVKATDFPNQAESY, encoded by the coding sequence ATGTCTACTCAATCTAATTCATCAGCTAATATTAAGCGGATTACTACGCATCAGCTTTCAGCCATGAAGAATCGGGGAGAGAAAATAGCCATGCTTACGGCGTATGATTACTCAATGGCAACCTTAATTGACGGGGCTGGCATTGATATTATTTTGGTTGGAGATTCTGCATCAAACGTAATGGCAGGACACGAAACCACTTTACCCATTACCTTAGATCAGATGATTTATCACGCTAGCTCGGTAGTACGAGCTGTGAAGCGAGCCTTTGTGCTGGTAGACATTCCCTTCGGATATTATCAGGGTAATTCTTCGGAAGCACTTCGCTCCGCTATCCGTATTATGAAAGAATCAGGAGCACACGGGGTAAAAGTAGAAGGTGGGGAAGAAATTCAAGAATCGGTTAAAAGAATTATTAGTGCGGGTGTTCCGGTAATGGGGCATCTTGGGCTTACCCCCCAGTCAATCTATAAGTTCGGAACATACTCTGTGCGGGCAAAAGAACAGGAAGAAGCTGATAAACTGACGCAAGATGCCCTACTACTGCAAGAATGCGGCTGCTTTGGGGTATTGTTCGAGAAAATTCCGGCCGACTTAGCCGCAAAAATCACTAAGCAGTTATCAGTACCGACAATCGGCATTGGGGCCGGAGCCGGTACTGACGGACAAGTTTTAGTGATGCACGATATGTTGGGGGTTACCAAAGATTTCAATCCTCGCTTTTTACGTCGTTACGCTGATTTAGAATCAGTGGTTGACCAGGCGGTTAAAAACTACATTGCTGATGTAAAAGCGACGGACTTCCCCAACCAAGCAGAAAGCTACTGA
- a CDS encoding P1 family peptidase: protein MLRLSSLILLFFLTIHYLAAQRISVREMGLEIGVVPTGPKNAIIDVAGVAVGHTTLVAGDSLRTGVTAILPHNGNLFQEKVSAAIYVGNGFGKLTGATQVEELGNLETPIVLTNTLSVATAVQALTTYTLQQPENSEVRSVNAVVGETNDGFLNDIRGRHVTEKDVLDAISQATSDSVIQGNVGAGTGTVCFGFKGGIGTSSRQLPDKFGGYTVGVLVQTNFGGDFMIKGVPVGATLNPYWKEQFQQKSDGSCMIVVATDAPLSARNLKRLAKRAVFGLARTGGVASNGSGDYVIAFSTASRIVPSDVLVEKNEVVKNENMTPLFWAAIEATEEAILNSIFLAETMYGQQNHVIKALPLNEVKSLMKKHGYLPSN, encoded by the coding sequence TTGCTCCGATTATCTTCCCTCATTCTTCTTTTCTTTCTTACGATCCATTACCTCGCTGCCCAGCGGATCTCGGTGCGAGAGATGGGACTTGAGATTGGCGTAGTACCTACCGGACCCAAAAATGCTATTATCGACGTAGCCGGAGTTGCAGTGGGGCATACCACACTTGTTGCGGGCGATAGCCTTCGCACAGGGGTTACCGCCATTTTACCTCACAACGGCAATCTGTTTCAGGAAAAAGTATCCGCAGCTATTTACGTAGGCAACGGCTTCGGAAAGCTGACGGGTGCCACTCAAGTAGAAGAACTAGGCAACTTAGAAACCCCGATTGTTCTAACCAATACGCTAAGTGTAGCTACCGCCGTGCAAGCGCTGACTACTTACACCTTACAGCAACCCGAAAATTCTGAAGTGCGATCGGTCAATGCAGTGGTGGGTGAAACGAACGATGGCTTTCTCAACGATATTCGAGGTAGACATGTCACAGAAAAAGATGTATTGGATGCTATTAGCCAAGCAACCTCAGACAGTGTTATTCAAGGAAATGTAGGAGCCGGCACTGGAACAGTTTGCTTTGGATTTAAAGGCGGCATTGGTACCTCCTCTCGTCAGCTACCTGACAAATTTGGGGGATACACCGTGGGGGTTTTGGTGCAGACTAATTTTGGTGGTGACTTTATGATTAAAGGTGTTCCGGTTGGTGCCACACTAAACCCCTACTGGAAAGAGCAGTTTCAGCAAAAATCGGATGGTTCGTGCATGATTGTGGTGGCTACCGATGCGCCGCTATCAGCCCGTAATCTGAAACGACTAGCCAAACGGGCAGTTTTTGGCTTAGCCCGTACCGGAGGGGTTGCTTCTAATGGCAGCGGCGATTATGTTATCGCGTTCTCTACCGCAAGCCGTATTGTACCATCGGATGTGCTGGTAGAAAAAAATGAAGTAGTGAAAAATGAAAATATGACCCCGCTATTCTGGGCGGCGATAGAAGCTACCGAAGAAGCAATCTTAAACTCAATATTCCTGGCCGAAACTATGTACGGACAACAAAACCATGTAATAAAAGCGTTACCACTTAATGAGGTAAAGTCTTTAATGAAAAAACACGGCTATTTGCCGTCAAACTAA
- a CDS encoding TonB-dependent receptor plug domain-containing protein, protein MNKKLQPIAGVMVVGSDRTVFSQTDEAGNVTLEMFSNSDTIYFQHPAYRPDKTTSEKLASRNWKMVLEENVVQLDETVVLVNRWEQQPEEIPQQITSISPSAIALRNPGTAADALEQTGEVFVQRSQLGGGSPMIRGFAANSVLIVVDGIRMNNAIFRSGNLQNVISIDPNLIGEAEVVFGPSSVIYGSDALGGVMDFHTFKPSYSLSANLEIKGQSFIRYSSAAHEKTGNIRFDLAGKRWASLTNFTYSSFGDLRAGNGRPASFPDFGKRPQYVVQRNGQDTLVQNTDVNRQVPSGYRQWNMMQKFRYRLTDYADLTYGFLFSTTSDIPRYDRLIEESERELPRNAEWYYGPQRWMMNYLKADFYNANRWYDAAKITIGYQQVQESRNDRRFQRNLLRSRTEDVGMWTINLDADRQWNAKHQLFYGGEYVFNDVQSSAFQQDIESGEQEPSSTRYPDGGSRYQSAALYSSYQWNPNPKTTLSAGIRYSYVWLTSEFADTSFFNFPYNRIDLGTGALSGSLGLTYRPDERWQFSTVASSGFRAPNIDDIGKVFDSEPGNVVVPNPNLSPEYSYNAEVGGTFHFSDQWKINGVLYGSLLRNAMVRRDFTFSGQDSILYDGVLSNVQAITNTGQAYIWGYSLQLEGDLSPYWKLRATFSDNTGRDTEENQPLRHVTPWFGRTSVSYKRNKWQGEFFLRYNGSVALEDLAPSEQNKPHLYTEEGSLAWFTLNLISSYEILPKLRLQLGLENILDKHYRPYASGISAPGINAIVAVRGSF, encoded by the coding sequence TTGAACAAAAAGTTACAACCGATTGCAGGCGTAATGGTTGTAGGGAGTGATCGAACCGTATTTTCCCAGACGGATGAGGCAGGAAATGTCACGTTGGAAATGTTTTCAAATAGTGATACCATCTACTTTCAGCACCCGGCTTATCGCCCCGATAAAACTACATCGGAGAAGTTGGCATCTCGTAACTGGAAAATGGTTCTGGAAGAAAACGTAGTTCAGCTAGATGAAACGGTGGTATTGGTAAATCGCTGGGAACAGCAACCAGAAGAAATACCTCAACAAATTACATCAATTAGCCCGTCGGCTATTGCATTGCGTAACCCGGGAACTGCCGCCGATGCTTTGGAGCAAACCGGAGAAGTATTCGTGCAGCGTAGTCAATTGGGGGGAGGTAGTCCGATGATCCGGGGCTTCGCCGCCAACTCGGTGCTGATTGTAGTAGATGGAATCCGCATGAATAACGCTATTTTCCGTAGTGGTAACCTGCAAAACGTCATCAGCATCGACCCCAACTTGATTGGCGAAGCAGAAGTAGTCTTTGGGCCAAGTTCGGTGATTTACGGCAGTGATGCCCTGGGTGGGGTAATGGATTTTCATACGTTTAAGCCTTCCTACAGCCTTTCTGCCAACCTGGAGATAAAAGGGCAGAGCTTTATTCGTTACAGCAGTGCTGCCCACGAAAAAACGGGGAATATCCGGTTCGATCTGGCCGGAAAACGCTGGGCTTCGCTCACGAACTTTACGTACAGCAGCTTCGGCGATCTGAGAGCAGGAAACGGGCGTCCAGCGAGTTTTCCTGACTTTGGAAAACGCCCGCAGTACGTAGTGCAACGAAATGGGCAAGATACTTTGGTTCAGAATACTGATGTTAATCGTCAGGTCCCTTCAGGCTATCGCCAATGGAATATGATGCAAAAATTTCGTTATCGCCTTACTGACTATGCTGATCTCACCTACGGCTTTTTGTTTAGCACTACGTCGGATATTCCCCGCTACGATCGCTTAATAGAAGAAAGTGAGCGTGAATTGCCTCGGAATGCCGAATGGTACTACGGGCCGCAGCGCTGGATGATGAACTACCTGAAAGCAGATTTTTATAATGCTAACCGCTGGTATGATGCAGCAAAAATTACGATTGGGTACCAGCAGGTGCAGGAAAGCCGTAATGACCGTCGGTTTCAGCGTAATTTGCTACGAAGCCGAACGGAAGATGTCGGTATGTGGACTATCAATCTGGATGCTGATCGTCAGTGGAATGCCAAACATCAGTTGTTTTACGGCGGGGAGTACGTTTTTAATGATGTGCAATCATCGGCTTTTCAGCAGGATATTGAGAGCGGTGAGCAGGAACCTTCCAGTACGCGCTATCCTGATGGGGGTAGCCGTTACCAAAGCGCAGCCTTGTACTCCAGTTATCAGTGGAACCCCAATCCTAAGACAACGCTCTCTGCCGGCATACGCTACAGCTACGTTTGGTTGACTTCTGAATTTGCCGATACATCCTTTTTTAATTTTCCCTACAATCGGATTGATCTGGGAACCGGAGCATTGAGTGGTAGTTTGGGGCTAACCTACCGTCCGGATGAACGCTGGCAGTTTAGCACGGTAGCTTCCTCTGGTTTTCGAGCCCCAAATATTGACGATATTGGAAAAGTTTTTGATTCTGAACCGGGCAATGTTGTAGTACCTAATCCGAATTTATCGCCGGAATATTCTTACAATGCTGAGGTAGGGGGCACATTTCATTTTTCCGACCAATGGAAAATTAATGGGGTGCTCTATGGTTCGCTACTGCGGAATGCGATGGTACGACGTGATTTTACGTTCAGTGGTCAAGATAGCATACTCTACGACGGAGTGCTGAGCAATGTGCAGGCAATTACTAATACCGGGCAAGCGTATATTTGGGGCTATAGCTTACAGCTAGAAGGGGATTTATCGCCGTACTGGAAACTACGGGCTACCTTTTCGGATAATACCGGGCGGGATACCGAAGAAAACCAGCCACTACGGCACGTGACTCCTTGGTTTGGCCGCACTTCGGTAAGCTATAAGCGAAACAAGTGGCAGGGAGAGTTTTTTTTGCGTTACAACGGCTCGGTCGCTTTGGAAGATTTAGCCCCTTCGGAACAGAATAAGCCCCACCTGTATACCGAAGAAGGTTCACTCGCTTGGTTTACCCTCAATCTGATTAGTTCCTACGAAATTCTTCCGAAGCTACGCCTACAGTTAGGATTGGAAAATATTCTGGACAAACACTACCGCCCGTACGCATCCGGCATTAGTGCACCGGGTATCAATGCAATTGTGGCAGTCCGTGGGAGTTTTTGA
- a CDS encoding IS5 family transposase (programmed frameshift), translating into MRRYELREDQWQNIAPLLPGTTLDRGRTADNRLFVHAVLWIARSGAPWRDLPERFGKWNSVYVRFNRWAEKGVWKRVFEALQEPDLEWIMTDSTVVRAHQHSAGGKKSNKQAEEAIGKSKGGKSTKVHASVDALGNPRRLILTPGQAADVCTGPDLIEGEHVEAVIADKAYDSNDFLALIAQMGAEAVIPPKANRVDQREYDENLYADRNKVERFYNKAKHYRRLATRYEKTARNFLAFWHIASCVILTL; encoded by the exons ATGCGTAGATACGAATTACGAGAGGATCAATGGCAGAATATTGCCCCTCTACTACCAGGTACAACCTTGGATCGGGGTAGAACGGCCGACAACCGTCTGTTTGTTCATGCGGTGCTTTGGATTGCCCGAAGTGGCGCACCGTGGCGGGATCTACCAGAGCGTTTTGGAAAATGGAATAGCGTGTATGTTCGCTTTAACCGATGGGCTGAAAAGGGTGTGTGGAAGCGAGTGTTTGAAGCATTGCAAGAGCCTGATTTAGAATGGATAATGACGGACAGTACGGTAGTGCGTGCCCACCAGCACTCAGCAGG GGGCAAAAAAAGTAACAAACAAGCCGAAGAAGCCATAGGTAAGAGTAAAGGGGGGAAAAGCACGAAAGTACACGCTAGCGTAGATGCATTAGGCAACCCCCGGCGACTCATCTTGACACCAGGGCAAGCAGCAGACGTATGCACTGGGCCTGATTTGATTGAAGGGGAGCATGTCGAGGCGGTGATCGCAGACAAGGCTTATGACAGCAACGATTTTCTAGCGTTAATTGCTCAAATGGGAGCTGAGGCGGTGATTCCGCCCAAAGCGAATCGGGTTGACCAGCGAGAATATGACGAAAATTTGTATGCTGACCGCAATAAAGTGGAACGCTTTTACAATAAAGCGAAACACTATCGGCGATTAGCTACGCGATATGAAAAGACAGCACGTAACTTTCTGGCCTTCTGGCACATAGCTAGTTGTGTCATCTTAACGTTATAA
- a CDS encoding DUF5916 domain-containing protein codes for MSLKFLLAFLSIYLLTLPFALSADTPQKNLFATRITAPPKIDGILDEEIWLKTRCSAMNFVQRSPNPGGEPSVPTEVKVLYDNHSIYIGAYLYDVSADSIMREFTKRDDFGFSDVFSVYFDTYDDDINAFEFSISAAGVQIDRRWTAMGRDESWNAAWISEVTIDGSNWYVEMEVPFSALRFPKTPVQEWGVNFRRAVRRNNESNYWNEIDPQVNGFVNQFGRMAGVINVKSPVRLSISPYVSAYHDTYSGDLENPASTSSQFNGGMDIRYGINDAFTLDMILVPDFGQVVSDNQVLNLTPFEVQFDENRQFFKEGTDLFNKGDFFYSRRVGGRPLLYGDVDDQLSDTEEILSNPQESGLINATKLSGRTTKGFGMGVFNAMTSSTFARVQDTETGEVREVLTDPFTNYNVLAFDQSLPNNSYVSLVNTNVLRQGHHYDANLTGTTFRLANQGNQYAISGRGAVSQKYGLADGNEYGFMSSATLAKVGGNFRASFTNYIESDTYDPNDMGFLRANNEVRTSANVGYNIYKPFWKLLNLSTDLDFRYQRLYAPSVFTQFNVSASARGTFRNFLSMSLRYESAPVHRYDYFEPRVEGRYVVEPAYHNFGVSMRTDNRNQLSLGGYVGYTDFDFEDQEGLYLSFDPRFRVNNKLTFSSSLVYQARANDIGFAEKEKIDDAHLITFGRRDINTISNIFRTKYTFNNRMDLSFRMRHYWSEADYQEFYTLGDQGELLDSDYDGNENRNYNTFNIDMVYTYAFAPASEISVVWKNNIVRDEDVLQNDYITNLENTFASPQSNSVSVRVLYFIDYSMMMKRIGRNNL; via the coding sequence ATGTCGCTCAAATTTTTGCTTGCTTTTCTTTCTATTTATTTACTAACACTTCCTTTTGCTTTATCAGCCGATACTCCTCAAAAGAATCTTTTCGCTACCCGCATTACTGCCCCTCCCAAAATTGATGGAATACTGGATGAAGAAATTTGGCTGAAGACCCGCTGCTCGGCCATGAACTTTGTGCAGCGAAGTCCTAACCCAGGCGGTGAGCCTTCGGTACCTACGGAAGTAAAAGTACTGTACGACAATCATTCAATCTACATAGGTGCTTACCTATACGACGTATCAGCAGACAGCATTATGCGGGAGTTCACGAAGCGGGATGACTTTGGTTTTTCCGATGTTTTCAGTGTATATTTTGATACGTACGATGACGATATTAACGCCTTTGAATTTTCGATTTCGGCCGCTGGAGTGCAGATTGACCGCCGGTGGACCGCCATGGGCCGGGATGAAAGCTGGAATGCTGCCTGGATTAGCGAAGTTACCATAGATGGTTCCAATTGGTACGTAGAAATGGAGGTACCCTTCTCGGCTCTTCGATTTCCTAAAACCCCCGTTCAAGAGTGGGGCGTTAACTTTCGTCGCGCAGTACGGCGAAACAATGAAAGCAATTACTGGAATGAAATTGATCCCCAAGTTAATGGATTTGTCAATCAGTTCGGTCGTATGGCGGGCGTTATCAACGTAAAATCTCCCGTTCGCCTTTCTATATCCCCCTACGTTTCGGCTTATCATGATACGTATTCCGGCGACCTCGAAAATCCCGCTTCCACCAGTTCACAGTTTAACGGCGGAATGGACATTCGTTACGGAATTAACGATGCATTCACGCTGGATATGATCCTCGTACCCGATTTTGGTCAGGTAGTTTCCGATAATCAGGTGCTAAACCTCACCCCTTTTGAGGTTCAGTTTGATGAAAATCGCCAATTCTTTAAGGAAGGTACCGATCTATTTAACAAAGGCGATTTCTTTTACTCCCGCCGGGTGGGTGGGAGACCGCTACTGTACGGCGACGTAGACGATCAGCTTTCCGATACCGAGGAAATTTTATCTAACCCACAAGAGAGTGGCCTGATCAATGCTACCAAATTATCGGGACGAACCACCAAAGGCTTCGGAATGGGAGTGTTTAATGCCATGACGAGTAGCACCTTTGCCCGAGTACAAGACACTGAAACGGGCGAAGTACGCGAAGTACTTACCGATCCTTTTACAAATTACAATGTACTGGCCTTCGACCAGAGTTTACCTAATAATTCCTACGTTAGTTTGGTTAACACCAATGTGCTTCGCCAGGGGCATCACTACGATGCGAACCTAACTGGGACTACTTTTCGCTTAGCCAATCAGGGCAATCAGTACGCAATATCTGGCCGGGGGGCAGTATCTCAAAAATACGGTTTAGCCGATGGTAATGAGTACGGCTTTATGTCATCGGCCACTTTAGCCAAAGTGGGAGGTAACTTCCGAGCTTCATTTACCAATTATATTGAAAGCGATACGTACGACCCCAACGATATGGGTTTCTTACGAGCCAATAATGAGGTACGAACTTCGGCTAATGTCGGGTACAACATCTACAAGCCTTTTTGGAAGTTATTAAACCTCTCTACGGATTTAGACTTTCGCTACCAACGCTTGTATGCCCCTTCGGTATTCACCCAGTTCAACGTGTCTGCTTCAGCGCGGGGTACGTTTCGTAATTTTCTATCCATGAGCCTGCGCTACGAATCGGCTCCGGTGCATCGTTACGATTACTTTGAACCTCGGGTAGAGGGTCGATATGTGGTTGAACCCGCTTACCATAATTTCGGAGTGTCTATGCGTACCGATAATCGCAATCAGCTATCACTCGGAGGGTACGTGGGCTACACCGATTTTGATTTTGAAGATCAAGAAGGATTATATCTGAGCTTTGACCCTCGTTTTCGGGTAAATAATAAGCTTACCTTCTCCAGTAGTTTAGTTTATCAGGCTAGGGCTAATGATATTGGCTTTGCTGAAAAGGAAAAGATTGATGATGCTCATCTAATAACCTTCGGGCGACGAGATATTAATACCATTAGCAATATTTTCCGAACTAAGTACACCTTCAATAATCGGATGGATCTTTCCTTCCGAATGCGACACTACTGGTCGGAGGCAGACTATCAGGAATTCTACACCTTAGGCGACCAAGGCGAATTGCTCGATAGCGATTACGATGGTAATGAGAATCGTAATTACAATACCTTCAACATTGACATGGTATATACCTATGCTTTTGCTCCTGCCAGTGAGATTAGCGTAGTTTGGAAGAATAATATTGTACGCGACGAAGATGTGCTGCAAAATGACTACATCACAAACTTAGAGAATACCTTCGCATCTCCTCAGAGCAACAGTGTGTCTGTAAGGGTACTTTATTTCATTGACTACTCCATGATGATGAAACGGATTGGGCGTAATAACCTGTAG
- a CDS encoding TonB-dependent receptor family protein — MFKHLLFFSAIFLISYSALAQVGSDSSYVRTETLDEITIIGYDTEQKLLETPIAVSVLPSQEIRAYDETSLVPAMNTLPGVRMEQRSPGSYRIAIRGSALRAPFGVRNVKVYWNDIPFTAPSGSTDLNLLDISNFGSVEVIKGPAGSIYGAGTGGVVNIRSLPRQQNGTIAEVGATWGSFGLQRYTASIKQFNEQNRWAVRYAHQQAEGYRNQTAMNRDVLELRGEFDVSDQHTVSTSFLYSDLFYEIPGGLDSAQFAENPRQARQANRFAPGSEEANTRTEHEYVLIGLTNEYRWGDNLKNQTTIYGNFSAFENSFNTNYERDGRQGGGGRTRFYYDHSFGSVEARYVVGAEFQSAMNVVRTFENNMGVAGALRFDDELRSEQAIFFAKADFALPNDFFVTTGLSHNRLNYDIYRLVDNDLDSSYQANVSYDPVWVPHIGISKQITNLITARGSVSLGFSPPTIEEVRTSEGTINRELQPERGVNYELGLRGLVFNNKLQFDVAAFYFQLSETIVQRQSEEITVLFSNAGSTDQAGFELAATWFAIQAPQQTISSLEVQTAYTHHNFAFNEYQKEGEDFSGNDLTGVAPNVWVTTLRLQTRPGFYANLTYNFTDEIPLNDANTVFADAYHLVQGRLGYRKELNSGWQLELFTGADNLLNQKYSLGNDINAFGRRYYQPAATRNYYAGLKIGKR; from the coding sequence ATGTTCAAACACCTACTCTTTTTTTCAGCTATTTTTTTGATTTCTTATTCCGCGTTGGCGCAAGTCGGCAGCGATTCTTCCTATGTTCGAACCGAAACCCTGGATGAAATTACCATAATTGGCTACGATACCGAGCAAAAATTGTTAGAAACTCCAATTGCAGTTTCCGTACTACCTTCTCAGGAGATTCGGGCGTACGATGAAACTTCGCTGGTTCCGGCCATGAACACACTGCCGGGCGTGCGAATGGAGCAGCGCTCACCAGGTAGTTACCGCATTGCTATCCGAGGAAGTGCGCTGCGGGCACCCTTCGGAGTACGAAATGTAAAAGTATATTGGAACGATATTCCCTTTACCGCCCCCAGTGGCAGTACGGACTTAAACCTACTGGATATCAGCAACTTTGGGTCAGTAGAAGTTATTAAAGGTCCGGCGGGAAGTATCTACGGAGCGGGTACCGGTGGTGTGGTTAACATCCGTAGCTTACCGCGCCAGCAAAACGGAACAATTGCGGAAGTGGGTGCAACCTGGGGTTCGTTTGGTCTGCAACGTTATACTGCCTCAATCAAACAATTCAATGAGCAAAATCGCTGGGCGGTTCGGTACGCCCATCAGCAAGCCGAAGGCTACCGTAATCAAACTGCCATGAACCGCGATGTGCTGGAGTTACGTGGGGAGTTTGATGTATCCGATCAGCACACGGTCTCTACCAGCTTTTTATATTCTGACCTGTTTTACGAGATTCCGGGTGGATTGGATTCGGCACAATTTGCTGAAAACCCCCGGCAAGCCCGTCAGGCAAACCGCTTCGCACCCGGTAGCGAAGAGGCAAACACCAGAACTGAGCATGAATATGTATTGATTGGGCTAACTAACGAATACCGCTGGGGTGATAACCTAAAAAACCAGACTACCATTTACGGCAACTTCAGTGCTTTTGAAAATTCATTCAACACCAATTACGAACGAGACGGTCGCCAGGGTGGTGGGGGCCGAACCCGCTTTTACTACGATCATAGTTTTGGTTCGGTAGAAGCCCGATATGTAGTAGGAGCCGAATTTCAGTCAGCAATGAACGTAGTCCGCACCTTTGAGAATAATATGGGAGTAGCGGGGGCGCTCCGGTTTGATGACGAGCTCCGTAGCGAACAAGCCATTTTTTTCGCCAAAGCCGACTTCGCGCTGCCTAATGATTTTTTTGTAACTACCGGATTAAGTCATAACCGCCTAAACTACGATATTTACCGGCTGGTAGATAACGATTTGGATAGCTCCTACCAAGCCAACGTATCGTATGACCCGGTATGGGTTCCTCATATTGGAATCAGTAAACAGATCACGAACCTGATAACTGCTCGGGGCAGCGTAAGCTTAGGCTTCTCTCCCCCCACTATTGAAGAAGTACGCACCAGCGAAGGCACGATCAATCGGGAACTGCAACCCGAACGAGGGGTTAACTATGAATTAGGCTTGCGAGGACTCGTCTTCAATAATAAACTTCAGTTTGATGTAGCGGCCTTTTACTTTCAACTGAGTGAAACCATTGTGCAACGACAATCAGAGGAGATTACCGTTTTATTCTCTAACGCCGGTAGTACTGACCAAGCCGGATTTGAACTGGCCGCCACTTGGTTTGCCATTCAAGCTCCCCAACAAACCATCAGTTCGTTGGAAGTTCAAACCGCTTACACACATCATAATTTTGCTTTTAACGAGTACCAAAAAGAGGGTGAAGACTTTTCGGGTAACGACCTGACGGGAGTAGCTCCGAATGTGTGGGTAACTACCCTACGTTTACAAACCCGCCCTGGTTTTTACGCTAACCTTACCTACAACTTTACCGATGAGATTCCGCTCAATGATGCTAATACCGTATTTGCTGATGCCTATCATTTGGTGCAAGGAAGACTAGGTTACCGAAAAGAATTGAACAGTGGTTGGCAGCTAGAACTATTTACCGGAGCAGATAATTTGTTGAATCAAAAATACAGTTTAGGCAATGATATTAACGCCTTCGGCCGACGATACTACCAACCCGCCGCCACTCGTAACTATTACGCTGGCCTGAAAATTGGGAAGCGATAA